The following DNA comes from Kitasatospora sp. NBC_01287.
GTCGTTGATCCGGCGGTAGAGCCGGTCCTGCGCGGCGAGGTTGACGGCCCGTCCCATGTCGGCCGCGGCCAGGACGGACAGCGAGGTGAGCACGGCGGTCAGGCCGCCGAGAGCAGCCACCGCGGCCGCCAGGAAGGTGATCCGGGAGGCGGACGCGGTGTGTCCGGCCAGGCCGTCGACCAGCAGCCGGCCCAGGTAGGCGGTCGCGGTGGGGGCCAGGCCGGACAGCAGGGCCAGCGCGAGTTGACCGCTCACCCCCAGTGGGGAGGCCTGCCACCCCAGGCGAAGGGCCGCGGCGGTGGAGCCCAGCCGGGTCGGCGGGGTCACCCGCGCCCTCCGGCCGGCGCCGGGCGGGCGGCGGTCGGCGCCCGGACGCCGTCCAGGTTGTGCCCGGCCTGGACGATGACGCCGTCCCGCAGCCGGATCAGCGTGGGATAGGACCTGACCCCGCCGAACGCCGCGGTGAGCGCGGGGACGTCGGCGACGAGCGCCACGTCGCCGACGGGGGAGAGCTTGCCGGCGATGCCCTGCGCCTCGGCGGAGGAGGGGTCGCCGATCACGAAGAACAGCGGGTCGGCGACCCCGGTGTCGGCGCCGCCGGTGAGCGAGTCGATGAGTTGGGCGCACGGGCCGCAGCCCACCATCACGAAGCCGACCAGCGCCTCGCCGCCGGCGATGTCGGCGCGGCTCAGCGACCGACCGGAGACCGTCTCCGCGGTGAACTCCGCTACCGGGAAGCCGGTCGGCGGCAGCTTCTCGGCCGCTGCTCCGCCCTGGCCGGCCTCCATCTCGCGCAGCCGGCGGATCACCGCGAAGGTCAGCGAGAGGTTCACGGCAGTGGCGATCCCGAGGACCGAGGCGAGCACCGAGAGCGTGGCAAGCATGTTCTTCCCCCATCCGTTGCATTGGTGCGGTTGATTCCGGAAGCCATGCTGCGGTCGCGCTCTCTTCGTCCGCTCTCCCGCTTTCTATCCGACCGCTGTTGAATCTCTACTCGCGCCGGATGTGACCTGGGTCACATTGCCGTCGGGCGCTTGCGAAACGGGGCCGTGCCGGCTGTACGGTTCTGGCACTCGCTCGCCGGATCGAATCGGATCGAATCGGAGCGACTGATTACGAATTTCCCCTGATGAGTTTGGGGTAACCTTGCTGAATCAATTCCTTGCACTCGGATCCCGACCCTTTGAAATGGTTTTCCCGAGGGTTTCGGCGGCGGGACGCACATGGGAATGACGGTCGGCCTCCTGTCCGCCGTCGGCCTGGTGGCGGTTCTGCTCGCCGTTCGCCTGATGTTCGTGGTGATCACGGTCGACGGCCACAGCATGGAGCCCCAGTACCGGCCGGGTGACCGCGTCGTGGCGCTGCGGGGCCGACTGCTGGGCCGGCCGGTGACAGGCGACGTGGTCCTGATCAGGCGTCCCTCCGGCGCGAACGGCGGGAGCGTGCTGTTCCTCAAGAATGTCGTGGCCGCGCCGGGGGATCCCGTCCCGACGCTGTTCGCGGCGATCACCGGCGACCGGGCAGGGCGGGCCACCCCTGACGGCTGCTACCTCGTACTCGGCCGGCACCGGGCCAGCGAGGATTCGAAGAACTGGGGATACGTCTCCAGCCGAGACATCGTCGGAAAGGCACTGCGGCCCCGGCGTCTCGGCGATGACCTTCCCGGGAGGAGCTGACGCCCGAGGCCGCCCCTGAACCGCACCGCGCGGTCGGTGCGATCACCGCGCGCCCGCGCCGACGGTGACGGCAGGTGTGGCCTCAGGCGTGGGGCGGGCCCAGGTGGGCCACTGCCGCCTCAGCTGCCGCCTCAGCTGCCGCCTCAACTGCCGCCTCCGGGAGTGCTTCCGCTGCCCGGTGCAGCGCGAGCAGTGTCGTGTAGCGGCGCAGCACGTCCTCGCGGTCGGCCGGCTCGGGTACGGAGGCCTCGCAGGTGCGCCAGATCATGGCGCCCTGGTCCATCAGGACCTGGCGCCTGCGCGGGATCGTGGTCTGCTCCATGACGCGGCACAGCGCGTCCAGTTGACGGATCATCACGGCCGGCATGCCGGCCGAGCACTGGCGGATCTTCTCGAAGGCGCGCTGGACGAGGCGGTCGTAGTCGGCCTGGTAGGCGATGACGCGGATGCGGCCGGAGCGGTCGCGGTGGGCGTGCTGCGGGTGCCAGCCGTGGGTGATCCGGCACAGGCAGTGGCTCAGCCAGTCGATGCAGGTCAGCGCGGTGAAGGTGTCGTTGACGGCGGGGGACAGGGCGCGGATGGCGATCTCGACCAACTGGTCGAAGCCGAAGGAGACGTCCTGGGTCAAGGTGCGGTACGGGCCGGTCACCTGGGCCCGGGCGAGCTGAGCGGCCAGTCGCGGCGCGGCGGCGGACGGCCAGACCACGGCCAGCGGCTGGCCCTGGACCAGGAAGTGTCCTGGGCGGTAAGGGAGATGGAGCACGGCGTCCGCTGCCGTGGCGAGCCGGACCAACTCGTCGTGGTTGAGGAACTGCAGGTAGCCGGTGGTCGGGGTCGGGATCACCGTTCCCAGGTCCTCGACCAGGCGCAGCAGGTCCTCGGTGCCGGGTCCGCCGTCGGCGCTCGTCGACGGGGGCTGGTCGGTGCCGCCGTGGGCCTCGATGGCCCTGGCCAGGTCATCGGCGATCACGGCGATGACCTGCGGCAGCTGGATCATGGTGGCGATGTGGTGGATGAAGTAGATCAGCACGCCGAGGTCGACGACGGTGAAGCCGAGCGCGAGCGTGATCGACAGGTGCGGCACGAAGTCGCCGTGCGGCCCGGGGCTTATCGCGACCAGCACCAGCACGGTGTAGAAGAAGGTGGCCACGAAGGTGCCCAGGGTCAGCTGGGTGCCCCGGTCCCGGATGAAGGTGCGCAGCATCCGCGGGCCGAACTGGGTGGAGGCCAGGGTCAGGGCCACGATGGTGATGGAGAAGACCAGCCCGACCACGGTGATGAGGGCGGCGGCGATGGTGGTGAGGATCTGTCGCGCGCTGTCGGCCGTCCCGCTCAGGACCCAGTCGGCGAGGGAGAACCGGCCGTCGTACGCCAGCCGGTCGAGGGTGATCGTGGCCGCGAAGAGCAGCGCGAAGAGCAGCGCCTCGACGGTGGGGACCAGCCAGAGGTTGGTCCGCAGCCGCTCGCGGTACCAGGCGGCTCCGCCGAAGGGTGCGGAGCGGCGGGATGCGGGGAAGCGCGGGGCGGGCACGCGGGGCTCCTGGTGGCAGTAGGGACGTCGTTCGCTGCCGACCAGGCTTCCCGGCTCACCAGCAGCCGAGCCTACCGGAGTCCTGCCTGGGCCCTGCCTGGGTCCTACTTGAGCAGAGGGAGCCTGAGTAGGGGGAGTTTGAGTGGGGGGCGGTGGGCCTCGCGGACGGCCGGCCGGGCCGTGACGATCGAGCGGATCCCGATCGTGGTGGCCCGGCCGGGCGGTGCTGGGTCGGCTCCTGACGGAGCTCGGAGGCCCAGGGGTTCAGCGCCCCGGCGCCCCAGCGGCTCAGCGCCCCAGCGGCTCAGAGGCTGCGGGCGGTGATGTCGCCCTGGGAGGTGGTGGCGCGGATGTCGAGCCCGGTGGTGCCGTCGTTCTTCAGGGCGTTGCTGATCCGGCCGTGGCCGGTGCCGGCGTCCAGGGCGGCCGAGACGCCGGCGCCGGCGCCGACCGTGATGTCACCGCACTGGGTGCGGAGCACGACCGTGCCGCCCAGGGCCTCGCTGATCCGGATGTCGCCCCGCGCGGTGCTGATCTCCGCGGAGCCGCCGAGCCGGCCGACCTCGACGTCGCCGTCGACCGCGGTCAGGCGCAGGCTCGCGGCTTCGTCGATCTTGATCTGGCGGTAGGCGCCTTCGAAGGCGACGTCGCCGAGGCGGCCGACACCGCGCAGCTCGGCGCTGGCGGTCTTGGCCTGGACGCGGGAGCCGGTGGGCAGTTGGACGGTGACCTCCACCGACCCGGTGGGGCCGAGGAACTGGTTGGCGGGGTTGGCGGCCGTGATGCGCAGGACGCCGTCGGCGTAGGTGACGCTGGTCTGCTCGGCGGCCTTGGCGTCGCGGGTCTTGGCGGGGTTGGCGGGCAGGACCTCGACGGTGGTGTCGGCGCGGTCGGCGGCGATGAAGCGGATGCGTCCGGCGGGCACGTCCAGGACGGCGGCGATCGGGGCGGTGGTGTCGAACTTCTGCATGGTGTTCTCCGGTGCTCGTTCGTTGTTTCTGACATCGCAAACGCTACGTTGCGTTCGAGGATCAGGCAACGACGATGTTGCATTTGATCCGAATAACAGCAGGTAGAAGCCCAGTTTTCGTTGCAACCAGTGTAAATCTAACGCAATGGCAGATGCCCTGGTCGTTGCATTGGACTGCGGTCGAACGCTACGCTGGCGGCACCAGGGGGGCACGAAGGGAGATCGCGGTGCCGGGAGGCAGGCTCACTCAGCAGGAACGTCAGCAGATCGCGCTGGGGCTGGCCGACGGCCTCGCCTACGCGGAGATCGCCCGACGTCTGGACCGCCCCACCTCGACGATCACGCGCGAGGTGATGCGCAACGGCGGCCCCACCGCCTACCGCGCAGACCTGGCCCATCGCGCCACCGAACGCCGCGCCCACCGGCGCAAGCAGGCCCCGTCCGGCGGGCGGGAGACACCGGCGCGGGCCCACGGGCGCGACGACGCGGCCGTGCGCGAGTACGAGGAGGTGTTCACCACCCTCCTGACGCAGCAGGGCCTGCCCAGGATGGTGGCCCGGGTGCTGACCTGTCTCTTCATCGCCGAGGCGGGCAGCCTCACCGCGTCCGAGCTCGTCCAGCACCTCCAGGTCAGCCCGGCGTCCATCTCCAAGGCGATCACGTTCCTCGACGATCAGGGCCTCATCCGCCGCAAGCGCGACGAACGCCGCCGCGAGCGCTACTTCGTCGACGGCGACGTCTGGTACCAGTCGACGATCGCCAGTGCCCGCGGCATCGCCCAGGTCGCCGAGACCGCACGCCAGGGTGTCGGCGTCCTGGGCCGCCACAGCCAGGCCGCCGCCCGGCTGGAGAACATCGCCCGCTTCAGCGACTTCATCAGCGAGAGCATGCTCCGCGCCGCGGAACAGGTCCGCGACGTCCTCTACGTCAAGCCCGAACCGCATCCGGGCGACACCGCCACGCCAGGTCAGGGCCTCGGAGGGGCAGCGGACGCACCGCCGTCCTGACGGGCTCGGCGGTCTCCCGGCGGCCGTCGTCAAGGATTCATCAGAGCGGGTGAGGCGAACTTGCCCGGCGCGCGCGGCCGTACTTGAATCATCGTCATGACCCGTCCGGCACGCCACCACGACCGTCCGCCACATCCGCGGACGCCGGCCGCCGTCATGGGCGCCCGCACCGCCGGCTAGCGCCGGGTCGGCTCCAGCGCCGGTGCCGCTCCGGTGCCGGTACGGCTCCGGTGCCGGCAGCGGCAGCGCTGCGCGGCCGGCGCGTGTCGGTCGCGCACCGCGGGCGGGCGGTAGCAGCAGTCCGCCCGCGGCTCCCAACACCGTTCGGGATCACGGCCGATGGCCGTCCCGGACGTCCTCTCACCTCCTCGCACCCCGGCGCCCGGCCGGCGCGCTCCCCCGCGCCGGCCGGCACCCCGGCTGTGCCCGCACACCCATGGATGGACCATGTCCGCTGTCCTGTCCACTCGCGTCGCCCTGGTCACCGGAGCCTCCTCCGGGATCGGCTGGGAGACCGCCCGACTGCTCGCCGAGCTCGGCGCCACCGTCCTCGTCCACGCCCGGACGGCCCAGGAGGGCGGGAGCGCCGTCGAACGCCTGGTGGAACACGGCGTCCGCCGTGACCAACTCCAGATGTTCACAGCGGACTTCACCCGCCTCGCCGAGGTGGTCGAGCTGGCGGACGCGGTCGCGCGGGCGTTCCCCGCGTTGGACCTGCTGGTCAACAACGCCGCGGTGATGGCCCCCGAGCGGTGCACGCTCACCGAGGACGGCGTGGAGATCTCCTTCCAGGTCAACTTCCTTGCCGCGCACCGGCTCGCCAAGCTGCTGCGGGCCCCGCTGACCGCCGCCGGCGGCGCGCGGATCGTCAACGTCTCCTCCTCGCTGCACCGCACGGCCTCGATGAACTGGGCCGACCCCAACCGGGCCAAGAGGTACTCCCGGGTCGCGGCGTACGCGCAGTCGCAGCTGGCGCTCTCCATGGCGGCCGGCGACATGGCCCCCGAGGGCAGCGGGATCACCTCGGTGAGCGTCAACCCGGGCCTGTGCGACACCGCGCTCCTCCCGCTGTACGGCCGGGTCGGCGCACCGCCGGCAGAGGGGGCGGCGGCGGTCGTCCGGCTCTGCCTCCCCGAGATCCGCCTCATCAACGGCGAGTACTACGAGGGCGGCGACATCGCGCCGAGCGCCGTCACGGTGCACGAGGAGCGTTCGCAGCGCCGCCTGGGCCGACTGGCCGACCTGCTCGCGACCACGGCCTGACGCCGACGGAAGCCGTCTGCGGGTGCCCGCGGGTGCCCGCAGATGCCAGTAGATGCCCGTAGCCGTCGGTAGATGTCAGCAGGGCGTCAGGAACGCGGCGTTGATCATTGGGATCTCGTCAAGAGCGGCTGAACCGGAGCTGGATTCGGCTGAGCTGGACGGGTGCCGACCCCTCCACTGCCCGATGTCCCCGCGCCCACCGGTGGTTACCGCAACGCCCCCACGGGGGACCCGCCGTACAACGGCCCGACGCTGCCGACGCTGCCCACACTCGACGGCACCCTGGTGGTCGACTTCGCCCTGGTCGGCAAGGCCGGGATCGACGCGAGCAACGCGGCCGACACCATGGCCGCCGCGTGGACGGCTCTGCACTCCGCCGCCCTGTTCGGCGCGGCGCCCTGGGGGGACGACCCCGCCCTCGGCCAGGGCTTCGACCAGGTCTTCGCCCAGCCGCGGGACGATCTGCTGAAGGCGGTGCAGGCGCTGCCGGAGACCCTGCGGAAGTTCGCCGAGGCCCTCGGCGCCGCCCACAGCGCTCTCAAGAACGGAGATGACGACTCCATGGACCTCGCCCGGTCGTTCCGGTCTCCCGGCACCGGAGGCGCGTGATGGCGGTCGACGCCCCCAACGCCTCACTGCCGGACGGGTTGCAGAACCTGCTGATGATCCTGGTGGGCAACAAGTGGCCCACCGGGAACGAGACCGCGCTGCGCGCCGAGGCGGCTGCCTGGACCGCCGCGGCGAAGTCGATCCGCGACTGCGTCCAGGATCTGACGGACGCCAAGTCCCAGCTCGACCAGGGCCTCAGCGGCAGCACCAAGGACGCCGTCGACGCGTATCTGGCCGCCCTCGCCACCACCGACTCCGCCGCGCTTCCGCTCATCGCCCAGTGCTGCGACGCCGCCGCCGACGCGCTGGACAACCTGGCGAACGAGATCGAGACCCTGCGCATCGAGATCATCGGCGCGCTGGTGGTACTCGCCATCCAACTGGCCATCGACACCGCGATGTTCCTCTTCGGCGGGGCGGAGGCGGCGCCCGTGGAGATCGCCTTCACCAGGGCCCTGCTGTGGGCCTTCCTGCGAAAGGCGCTGATCAGCGCGGTGACCCGGGTCGCCGAGTCGGTGCTGGCCCAGGTCGGCTTCGACCTGCTGGCCCAGGTGATCGAGCTGGGCCAGGGCCACCGCAAGTCGATCGACGGCGGCGAGTTGGGCACCGCCGCCATCAACGGCGCGATCGGTGGCGCGGTCGGCGTCGGTGCCGGATGGCTCGGCAAGGGCCTCTCCAAGGGCCTGGGCAAGGGCCTCGGGAAGGGCTTCACCTCGCTGACCGGCAAGGAGGCCGGCGCGTTCGCCAAGGGCACGGCCGATCTGGTCTGGAACACCGGCTACGGGGCCCTGACCGGGATGGCCGAAGGCGCGGCGCAGGACGCGGCGTTCGGGCTGTCGGGCGACTACGTCTCCGGCGCCGCCAACGGCGCGTTCGCCGGGGCGTGGGGTTCGCGGCACGGGGCGATGAACCCCGGGAACAAGTTCTCCATCTCCCCTGCGGACCACATCGAAGGCTGGCTGAACGGCAGGCTGGAGGGCCCGCGCCCACCGGCCGGCGGCACGACCGGGGGCGGCCCGTCGGAGATCGAACTCGGGCCGGTCGGGGAACTGCCCCACGAGCTGCCACCACTGCCGCCGCAGGATACGGATCTCTCGGACCTGTCCCAGGAGATGGGGCACTTTCCCGCCCCCGTGGGCGACTTCAGACCGCCGCCCGGCAGCGTCCCGGCTCCGCCCTCCCAGCCCCATGTCCCGAACGACACCCCCGTCCGACAGCCGGTCCCCGGTCGGCCACTGCCGCCGCTCCCGCCGCTGCCGACCGAGCACGCCCCGCCGACCTCCGGCGGACCTCCCGTGCTGCCGCCGCTGGACCTCGGGCCGGACCTGTCGACGCACTCGACCGACCCGACCCCACCGCCGAGTCCGCACCCGAGTCCGAGTCCGAGTCCGCACCCGAGTCCGAGCCCGAACCCGAATGCGCATCCGCATCCGCAGACCGTCTCGGACGCCATCCTGGCCGGCCTCAACCCGGCTCCGCACAGGAGCGCCTGAGCCGGCAGCCCCCAGGGAGATCAGCGGCACCGCTCCGCGACCAGCGCCCGCCACCGCGATGCCCGGTGACGCGTCAGTCCGATCCCGCACGGCGTGCCGGGGTGGTGCCCAGCCGGTCCACGGCGGCGAGGACCGGGCCCGCGCCGTCCTCCTGGCGGATCCGGGCGGCCAGGGCCTGGGCGCGGCGGCTGCAGGACGGGTCGGCCGTCGCCTGGACCAGAGCCGCGGTGAGGGCCTGGGCGGTGAGCCGGCGCAGCGGGATCGCCGTGGGGGCGACGCCCAGGGCGGTGAGGCGGGCGGCCCAGAACGCGGCGTCGAACTGCACGGGCAGGGGGACGGCCGGAATGCCCGCGCGCAGCGCGGCTGCCGTGGTGCCCGCCCCCGCGTGGTGGACCGCCGCGGCCAGGTGGGGGAACAGCAGTTGGTGCGGCACCTCGTCGATGGTGAGCATGTCGTCGTCCTCGCAGCACAGTCCGCTCCAGCCGCGCTGGATCACCCCCCGCAGCCCGGCCGCACGCAGGGCACGCACGACGGTTCGGCTCAGCTGCTCGGGGTCGGGGACGGTGGCGCTGCCCAGACCGACGAAGACCGGTGGCGGGCCGGCGGCCAGGAAGGCGCGCAACCGGGGCGGCAGCTGCGCCTGTGGCGGGTCGTGGGGCCACCAGTATCCGGTGACCTGAAGGCCGGGGCGCCAGTCGCGGGGGCGCTGCACGACGAGGGGACTGAAGCCGTGGAAGATCGGCCAGTCCTGGCGCTCGCGGGCTCGGCGGGCGGCGCGCGGCCGGTGGCGGGGCAGGCCGAGGCGTCCCTGCAGGGCACGGGCGCTGTCCGCGAAGATCCGGTCCACAGCGGCGTTCACCGCCTGTCCTGCCAGCCGGTTGCCCACCGGCCCCCAGGAGCGCGTGCCGGTGACAGGAGGAGCGAACTCGCTGGTGGTGGCGAGCGGTTGGAGGTACACGCCGATGCTCGGCAGTCCGAGACCTTCGGCGATGGTGTGG
Coding sequences within:
- a CDS encoding glycosyltransferase; amino-acid sequence: MRVAVMTAGSRGDVAPYTGLGHALVRAGHQVTLVTHARFAPLAAATGMDFHALPVDPLAELRSARGQALHRSSTGAGKLVRVIALARSAVGRTADELLRAARASDVLLLSSSLGPLGHTIAEGLGLPSIGVYLQPLATTSEFAPPVTGTRSWGPVGNRLAGQAVNAAVDRIFADSARALQGRLGLPRHRPRAARRARERQDWPIFHGFSPLVVQRPRDWRPGLQVTGYWWPHDPPQAQLPPRLRAFLAAGPPPVFVGLGSATVPDPEQLSRTVVRALRAAGLRGVIQRGWSGLCCEDDDMLTIDEVPHQLLFPHLAAAVHHAGAGTTAAALRAGIPAVPLPVQFDAAFWAARLTALGVAPTAIPLRRLTAQALTAALVQATADPSCSRRAQALAARIRQEDGAGPVLAAVDRLGTTPARRAGSD
- a CDS encoding helix-turn-helix domain-containing protein, yielding MPGGRLTQQERQQIALGLADGLAYAEIARRLDRPTSTITREVMRNGGPTAYRADLAHRATERRAHRRKQAPSGGRETPARAHGRDDAAVREYEEVFTTLLTQQGLPRMVARVLTCLFIAEAGSLTASELVQHLQVSPASISKAITFLDDQGLIRRKRDERRRERYFVDGDVWYQSTIASARGIAQVAETARQGVGVLGRHSQAAARLENIARFSDFISESMLRAAEQVRDVLYVKPEPHPGDTATPGQGLGGAADAPPS
- a CDS encoding DUF2254 domain-containing protein, producing the protein MPAPRFPASRRSAPFGGAAWYRERLRTNLWLVPTVEALLFALLFAATITLDRLAYDGRFSLADWVLSGTADSARQILTTIAAALITVVGLVFSITIVALTLASTQFGPRMLRTFIRDRGTQLTLGTFVATFFYTVLVLVAISPGPHGDFVPHLSITLALGFTVVDLGVLIYFIHHIATMIQLPQVIAVIADDLARAIEAHGGTDQPPSTSADGGPGTEDLLRLVEDLGTVIPTPTTGYLQFLNHDELVRLATAADAVLHLPYRPGHFLVQGQPLAVVWPSAAAPRLAAQLARAQVTGPYRTLTQDVSFGFDQLVEIAIRALSPAVNDTFTALTCIDWLSHCLCRITHGWHPQHAHRDRSGRIRVIAYQADYDRLVQRAFEKIRQCSAGMPAVMIRQLDALCRVMEQTTIPRRRQVLMDQGAMIWRTCEASVPEPADREDVLRRYTTLLALHRAAEALPEAAVEAAAEAAAEAAVAHLGPPHA
- a CDS encoding SDR family NAD(P)-dependent oxidoreductase, with the translated sequence MSAVLSTRVALVTGASSGIGWETARLLAELGATVLVHARTAQEGGSAVERLVEHGVRRDQLQMFTADFTRLAEVVELADAVARAFPALDLLVNNAAVMAPERCTLTEDGVEISFQVNFLAAHRLAKLLRAPLTAAGGARIVNVSSSLHRTASMNWADPNRAKRYSRVAAYAQSQLALSMAAGDMAPEGSGITSVSVNPGLCDTALLPLYGRVGAPPAEGAAAVVRLCLPEIRLINGEYYEGGDIAPSAVTVHEERSQRRLGRLADLLATTA
- a CDS encoding DUF4097 family beta strand repeat-containing protein is translated as MQKFDTTAPIAAVLDVPAGRIRFIAADRADTTVEVLPANPAKTRDAKAAEQTSVTYADGVLRITAANPANQFLGPTGSVEVTVQLPTGSRVQAKTASAELRGVGRLGDVAFEGAYRQIKIDEAASLRLTAVDGDVEVGRLGGSAEISTARGDIRISEALGGTVVLRTQCGDITVGAGAGVSAALDAGTGHGRISNALKNDGTTGLDIRATTSQGDITARSL
- a CDS encoding S26 family signal peptidase, which encodes MTVGLLSAVGLVAVLLAVRLMFVVITVDGHSMEPQYRPGDRVVALRGRLLGRPVTGDVVLIRRPSGANGGSVLFLKNVVAAPGDPVPTLFAAITGDRAGRATPDGCYLVLGRHRASEDSKNWGYVSSRDIVGKALRPRRLGDDLPGRS